A region from the Chitinophaga sp. Cy-1792 genome encodes:
- a CDS encoding outer membrane beta-barrel family protein, whose amino-acid sequence MDRLRLLLLLVLTGSGPLRAQQLLNIEKAPSTVVLKLTGPKGEPVPFARVALYKKDNAVNPLYTRSTDSTGSCQLEIHPDVAYMIRTSHLLYRDTTLLADFGKILPGGKWVLQLQEVTGTRLKEVTVNGRPPFMERKIDRVVFNIESSVNTIGTDALEALRQLPGVSITNDQLGIIGKGSVNVLMNGRMVQLSGQDLANMLRSIPSDQLSKIEVITNPPAQYDAAGNAGLINIITKKRTSSGFDGLVSVGYRQTTYGTGNAGINLNWSAPKLNSRLGLNYSNGSTARQDLHNINFPDLRWQTENNIKTNAGRFFGEAGLDYIINRNTLIGATYRIASSDVIMNQHIRNTFAAKDNIEDSTIRTLSRNQQQPIAHGLNLHMDSKLDTAGKKLTVDADYLYYNKSQQLDLSAGTWMPANPAFPVNSYSLQILSPQEIKLYTMQADVQLPFKILRLAFGGKLSFIENNSATGFYWMEHAVSKADSGRSNTFIYKENTQALYADAAGKFGKWELKAGLRAEYTQVDGLSVYDGSHNKQQYLQLFPTFYLMRGLGKDNDLSFSYGRRISRPSFMQLSPFRWYTNLYSYSEGNPFLQPSYSHNFELGANHKNWLSGSVYVNVSTNGFSGLSLPDSNSLTVATVQRNFLQTTSTGFSGTVTVRGIRWLESNNEVDVYYVRSVSHDAAVGNTTGWGGYISSNNNFVLNGSRTLMGVVSISYQFPQMQGYMYSNAYYYINAGMKMMLYKKRLIVALNASDIFRTFTPGYSSKVNGVQQRFSSYDDYRYLRLNLNYKFGNNKSKNRNTNNSNKQEEQRLN is encoded by the coding sequence ATGGATAGATTACGTTTACTGCTTTTGCTGGTACTGACTGGAAGTGGCCCCCTGCGTGCACAGCAGTTGTTGAACATTGAAAAAGCACCGTCTACGGTGGTCTTAAAGCTTACAGGTCCTAAAGGTGAGCCCGTTCCTTTTGCCCGCGTAGCGTTGTATAAGAAGGATAATGCAGTTAATCCGTTATATACACGCAGTACCGATTCCACAGGAAGCTGTCAGCTGGAGATTCATCCTGATGTTGCCTATATGATCCGGACAAGTCATCTCCTTTACAGGGATACTACGTTATTGGCAGATTTCGGGAAAATACTTCCGGGAGGCAAGTGGGTATTGCAGTTACAGGAAGTGACTGGCACCCGCCTGAAGGAAGTCACCGTAAATGGCCGGCCGCCATTCATGGAACGTAAGATTGACCGTGTGGTTTTCAATATTGAAAGCAGCGTCAACACTATTGGTACGGATGCTTTGGAAGCTTTGCGGCAATTGCCGGGTGTCAGTATTACAAACGACCAGCTGGGTATCATTGGCAAAGGAAGTGTCAATGTACTGATGAATGGCAGGATGGTACAGCTTTCCGGGCAGGACCTCGCCAATATGCTCCGTTCTATCCCCTCAGATCAGCTTTCAAAAATTGAAGTGATCACCAACCCCCCAGCACAATATGATGCTGCCGGTAATGCAGGTCTGATCAATATTATCACTAAAAAAAGAACTTCCAGTGGCTTCGATGGCCTTGTATCTGTAGGCTACCGGCAAACAACTTATGGTACGGGTAATGCAGGCATCAACCTGAACTGGTCTGCCCCTAAACTCAACAGCCGCCTTGGTCTTAACTACAGTAACGGATCTACGGCCCGTCAGGACCTGCACAATATCAACTTCCCTGATCTGCGCTGGCAAACGGAAAATAACATTAAAACAAATGCAGGCAGGTTTTTTGGAGAAGCAGGCCTCGATTATATTATCAACCGGAATACCTTGATTGGCGCCACTTACCGCATCGCTTCCAGTGATGTTATCATGAACCAGCACATCCGCAATACTTTCGCAGCAAAAGATAATATCGAAGACTCAACTATCCGTACCCTCAGTCGCAATCAGCAACAGCCAATTGCACACGGACTCAATCTGCATATGGACTCGAAACTGGATACTGCCGGAAAGAAACTGACGGTTGATGCCGATTATTTATATTACAATAAATCGCAGCAACTGGATTTATCTGCCGGTACATGGATGCCTGCTAATCCTGCATTTCCTGTCAATAGTTATTCGCTGCAGATATTATCTCCACAGGAAATAAAATTATATACCATGCAGGCAGATGTACAACTACCGTTCAAAATTTTACGCCTTGCCTTCGGTGGTAAATTATCTTTTATTGAAAACAACAGCGCTACTGGATTTTATTGGATGGAACATGCTGTTTCCAAAGCGGATAGTGGCCGGAGCAATACATTTATTTACAAAGAAAATACGCAGGCATTATATGCAGATGCTGCCGGGAAGTTTGGTAAATGGGAACTGAAAGCAGGTCTGAGGGCAGAATATACACAGGTAGATGGTTTGTCCGTATATGACGGGTCGCACAACAAGCAACAATATCTGCAACTTTTTCCCACCTTTTATTTAATGCGTGGACTTGGTAAGGATAACGATCTTTCATTTTCATATGGTAGGAGAATCAGCCGCCCTTCCTTTATGCAGCTGAGCCCTTTCCGCTGGTATACTAATCTCTACAGTTACAGCGAGGGGAATCCTTTCCTGCAGCCATCCTATAGCCATAATTTTGAGCTCGGCGCTAATCATAAAAACTGGCTGTCCGGTAGTGTATATGTTAACGTTAGTACCAATGGATTCAGCGGACTTTCGCTCCCGGACTCCAATAGTCTGACAGTGGCTACCGTGCAACGGAATTTTCTACAGACAACCTCCACAGGTTTTTCCGGAACGGTAACGGTGAGGGGTATACGCTGGCTGGAGAGCAATAACGAGGTGGATGTTTACTATGTAAGGTCTGTTTCACATGATGCCGCTGTAGGTAATACTACCGGATGGGGTGGGTATATCAGCAGTAACAACAACTTTGTTTTAAACGGTAGCAGGACCCTGATGGGAGTAGTGAGTATATCTTATCAGTTCCCGCAAATGCAGGGTTACATGTACTCAAATGCCTACTATTACATCAATGCAGGCATGAAAATGATGTTGTATAAGAAGCGTTTAATTGTTGCACTCAATGCCAGTGATATTTTCAGAACATTTACACCGGGATATAGTAGTAAAGTAAACGGTGTACAACAACGATTCAGCAGTTATGATGACTATAGATACCTGCGCCTGAATCTCAATTATAAATTTGGTAATAATAAGTCCAAAAACCGTAATACCAACAATAGTAACAAACAGGAAGAACAGCGGTTAAACTAG
- a CDS encoding RICIN domain-containing protein — protein MKKSLRTRLYACLWCLGMFVFLMPEHTNAQGAAPSEHLVFSFPADAVLKMHKVKIVQSAYTEYFEMNSFTSGYAGLQQTPDSSKGSSHTLISSLWDPNTSAGIYSSVAYQASNTYTGRFGGEGDGYQSINPYNWVMNTWYNQVIRAWKSNGQLYVATFMNNLSTNQWFHTVTLAMPAPSNFLGSGNDAFLENWDSNVKWNGAFVRKAFFKDCWNLNTSGVWQKHTSRYFSANAGDSARNGIYDRAFDAGYDSTEDAYYMVHGGSTTPGAGFGTGRTLTLPAQTNQGTAPVITAGVISSVTASYASGITTVNWTNDNTTSPQLSAKVEILDAGGTVLYTQQDTLPQKRSTTFMATLSAGSYTARVTVRDIFNNLSAAVTGSFTVSGRGTDTTFYKFKNAYSNLYLGVKDSSTANSATISQYAGSNSYNLQWYASTQSNGSIVLINRRSGKALDLPGSAQTAGTHPIQYTVTNGTNQQWNLVVATGSTFLIQSNMSNHYVLDDSASSTLQGTGIILYAASGTSGSANQQWYQESVSSGLSSLSGAAVSAALMPAPPVTASVLQVFPNPAVNVVNITCKKMNAKMWIWFYDVPGRVVKRVAVTGSPMQVDISSLLPGTYFVKYGNETVTFVKE, from the coding sequence ATGAAAAAAAGTCTACGCACAAGGCTATACGCCTGTTTGTGGTGCCTGGGCATGTTTGTTTTCCTGATGCCTGAGCACACAAACGCACAAGGGGCCGCCCCTTCCGAACATCTTGTTTTTTCTTTTCCCGCAGATGCCGTTTTAAAAATGCACAAGGTGAAAATTGTGCAATCGGCCTACACGGAATATTTTGAAATGAACAGCTTTACCAGTGGCTATGCAGGCTTGCAGCAAACGCCCGACAGCAGTAAAGGCAGTTCTCACACGCTGATCTCTTCTCTTTGGGACCCCAACACCAGCGCCGGGATTTATTCCAGTGTGGCCTACCAGGCCTCCAATACCTATACCGGCAGGTTCGGTGGGGAAGGAGACGGTTACCAGAGTATCAACCCGTATAACTGGGTGATGAATACCTGGTACAACCAGGTGATCAGGGCCTGGAAATCTAACGGGCAGCTATATGTGGCTACATTTATGAACAACCTGAGTACCAATCAATGGTTCCATACGGTTACCCTGGCAATGCCGGCGCCTTCTAATTTCCTGGGATCAGGTAACGACGCCTTCCTCGAAAACTGGGACAGCAACGTGAAGTGGAACGGGGCTTTTGTTCGTAAGGCCTTCTTTAAAGACTGCTGGAACCTGAATACTTCAGGTGTATGGCAGAAGCATACCAGCCGCTATTTCAGTGCCAATGCCGGCGATTCGGCGCGCAATGGTATTTATGACAGGGCATTCGATGCGGGCTATGATTCCACAGAAGATGCCTACTATATGGTGCATGGTGGCAGTACTACTCCCGGTGCAGGTTTTGGTACAGGACGTACGCTGACATTACCTGCGCAAACCAACCAGGGTACAGCTCCCGTGATTACGGCGGGTGTAATTTCCTCGGTGACAGCATCCTATGCTTCCGGCATTACAACTGTCAACTGGACGAACGATAATACTACTTCGCCACAATTATCTGCCAAAGTAGAAATCCTGGATGCAGGCGGAACAGTATTATACACCCAGCAGGACACCCTGCCACAAAAACGTAGTACCACGTTTATGGCTACACTGAGCGCGGGTTCCTATACTGCAAGGGTAACGGTAAGGGATATATTCAATAATTTGTCGGCCGCAGTCACCGGCAGTTTCACTGTGAGCGGCAGAGGTACAGACACTACCTTCTATAAATTTAAGAACGCCTACAGTAACCTGTACCTCGGTGTAAAAGACAGCAGCACGGCCAATTCGGCCACGATATCACAGTATGCAGGCAGCAATAGCTATAACCTTCAGTGGTATGCAAGCACCCAGAGCAATGGCTCCATAGTGCTGATCAACCGCCGGAGTGGTAAGGCGCTGGACTTACCGGGAAGTGCGCAAACAGCAGGTACTCATCCAATTCAGTATACTGTTACCAATGGCACCAACCAGCAATGGAACCTGGTAGTCGCTACAGGAAGTACTTTCCTGATACAGAGTAATATGTCTAACCATTATGTGCTGGATGATTCTGCGAGCAGTACCTTGCAGGGCACAGGCATTATTCTGTATGCTGCTTCCGGAACCAGTGGCTCGGCGAACCAGCAATGGTACCAGGAATCTGTCAGCAGCGGGCTGAGTTCCCTGAGCGGTGCCGCTGTGAGTGCGGCGCTGATGCCTGCTCCCCCTGTTACCGCTTCTGTCCTGCAGGTATTTCCAAACCCCGCTGTCAATGTGGTAAATATTACCTGTAAGAAGATGAATGCCAAAATGTGGATCTGGTTTTATGATGTACCGGGAAGAGTAGTAAAGCGTGTAGCCGTTACCGGTAGTCCTATGCAAGTGGATATTTCATCGTTGTTGCCAGGAACTTATTTTGTGAAGTACGGCAACGAAACAGTGACGTTTGTAAAAGAATGA
- a CDS encoding TonB-dependent receptor — protein sequence MVRRFGFVIFNTIVICLSLMATLSAYALDDEAEKNGTIRGKVITADAKPAQEVMIVLAEPNVSTTTGNDGSFTFRHVAPGKYHLLITLAGYSTITEEVTVEAGKTATVSLKLEASSKALKEVVITGNHNKLIRSSTYDVAKIPLKNLENPQVYTTITKDLLQQQQVFSVDDAMQNATGVTKMWDATGRGGDGGGYYNMRGFVVQSQLRNGVAGNVTSRIDAANLERIEVIKGPSATLFGSSLTSYGGLINRVTKKPYDHFGGEVGFAAGSFGFNRFNADINTPLDKNHDVLMRVNAAYNYENSFQDYGFSRSVAVAPSLSYRVNDRLSFNFDAEYMAGQNTGLSAFFFSYGQPISALGTNRADKLNIDYNRAYAMNDLYQTYRNTNLFGQMTYSLSPQWTMQTNVTTTSSYSDGPSPYFYLLTDAQVKNDPTAVGNGYISRNDQFTDNSHDNVVELQHNFNGDFHIGSLRNRFVGGVDFFHHNSNQFFGGNTYDTIYAKGVIPTYSDFNRRNLDKVYAEKGLSFTYPAHYITNTYSAYVSDVLNITDNLLVQAGLRIDYFDNKGSYVDSLGTYQNGYNQTALSPKFGIVYQPLKDKISLFANYQNGFTNKAGVNLDGKAFKPEQANQLEGGVKVAFLQDKITGTISYYDIKVTDIIRPSPVNPNVSVQDGTQYSKGVEVEVVAHPVNGLDIVAGYAYNDSRYEKTEKNLEGLRPATAGSPSVANLWVSYRIQQGAVKGLGFGVGGNYASDNKVVNDKSLGYFILPSYTILNGSIFYENSRFRVGFKLNNITDKHYWIGYSTVNPQKTRNFSGSIAFKF from the coding sequence ATGGTACGCCGGTTTGGCTTTGTAATTTTCAATACAATAGTAATTTGTTTGTCGCTGATGGCCACTTTGAGTGCCTATGCCCTGGATGACGAAGCAGAAAAAAATGGTACGATCCGCGGAAAGGTAATAACCGCTGATGCCAAGCCTGCACAGGAAGTAATGATTGTGCTGGCAGAACCAAATGTATCTACTACCACCGGAAATGATGGTAGTTTCACCTTCCGCCACGTGGCTCCCGGAAAATATCACCTGCTGATTACACTGGCCGGCTATAGCACCATCACGGAAGAAGTGACGGTGGAGGCAGGTAAAACAGCCACCGTTTCTTTGAAACTGGAGGCTTCCAGTAAAGCTTTGAAAGAAGTAGTGATAACGGGTAACCATAATAAGCTCATCCGTAGCAGTACCTACGATGTGGCTAAAATTCCTTTAAAGAACTTAGAGAATCCCCAGGTTTATACGACTATCACCAAAGATCTGCTGCAGCAGCAACAGGTATTTTCTGTGGATGATGCCATGCAGAACGCGACGGGCGTTACCAAGATGTGGGATGCTACGGGTCGTGGTGGTGATGGTGGCGGCTACTATAATATGCGTGGCTTCGTGGTACAGAGCCAGCTGCGTAACGGCGTGGCGGGTAATGTAACCTCCCGTATTGATGCTGCCAACCTGGAAAGAATAGAAGTGATCAAAGGGCCCTCTGCCACCTTATTTGGTAGTAGCCTTACCAGTTACGGTGGTTTGATCAACCGCGTCACCAAAAAGCCATATGACCATTTCGGTGGCGAAGTAGGCTTTGCTGCCGGTAGCTTCGGTTTTAACCGCTTCAATGCCGATATCAATACGCCGCTGGACAAAAACCATGATGTGCTGATGCGCGTCAACGCGGCATACAATTATGAAAACTCATTCCAGGACTACGGCTTCAGCAGAAGTGTAGCCGTGGCGCCAAGTCTTTCCTACCGCGTAAATGACCGCCTGTCCTTTAACTTCGATGCAGAATACATGGCAGGCCAGAATACCGGTTTAAGCGCGTTTTTCTTCTCTTACGGCCAGCCGATCAGTGCTTTGGGTACCAATCGTGCAGATAAGCTCAATATAGATTATAACCGTGCCTATGCCATGAATGATCTGTACCAGACTTATCGTAATACGAACCTCTTCGGTCAGATGACCTACAGCCTGTCGCCGCAATGGACCATGCAGACGAACGTCACTACTACCAGCAGCTATTCTGACGGACCTTCTCCATATTTCTATCTCCTGACAGATGCACAGGTGAAAAATGATCCCACAGCAGTAGGTAACGGCTATATTTCCCGCAACGACCAGTTCACCGATAACAGCCATGACAACGTAGTGGAACTCCAGCATAATTTTAATGGTGACTTCCATATCGGCAGCCTCAGGAATCGTTTTGTGGGCGGTGTCGATTTCTTCCATCATAATTCCAACCAGTTCTTTGGTGGTAATACTTATGATACCATTTATGCCAAAGGTGTTATCCCTACCTATAGTGATTTCAACCGCAGGAACCTTGACAAGGTATATGCTGAAAAAGGATTGTCTTTCACCTATCCGGCACATTATATCACCAATACCTACAGTGCCTACGTTTCCGATGTACTTAACATTACGGATAACCTCCTCGTGCAGGCAGGGCTGCGTATAGACTACTTCGATAACAAAGGCAGCTACGTAGACTCACTGGGTACTTACCAGAACGGTTATAACCAGACGGCTTTATCTCCCAAATTCGGGATCGTATACCAGCCACTGAAAGATAAAATTTCCTTATTCGCCAACTATCAGAATGGCTTTACCAACAAAGCCGGTGTTAACCTTGACGGCAAGGCATTTAAGCCGGAACAGGCTAACCAGCTGGAAGGTGGCGTAAAGGTGGCTTTCCTGCAGGATAAAATTACCGGAACAATCAGCTATTACGATATCAAAGTGACAGATATTATCCGTCCTTCCCCGGTGAATCCTAATGTTTCCGTACAGGACGGTACCCAATACAGTAAAGGTGTGGAAGTAGAAGTGGTGGCACATCCGGTAAATGGCCTCGACATCGTGGCAGGTTATGCCTACAATGACTCCAGGTACGAAAAAACGGAGAAAAACCTGGAAGGACTTCGTCCGGCAACAGCAGGATCTCCATCCGTTGCCAACCTCTGGGTGAGCTATCGTATTCAGCAGGGAGCAGTAAAAGGCCTTGGCTTTGGTGTGGGCGGCAATTATGCCAGCGACAACAAAGTGGTAAATGACAAATCATTAGGTTATTTTATTCTGCCTTCCTACACAATCCTCAACGGTAGTATCTTTTATGAAAATAGCCGTTTCAGGGTAGGTTTCAAACTCAACAACATTACAGATAAACACTACTGGATCGGATATTCTACCGTTAATCCGCAGAAAACACGCAACTTCAGCGGCAGTATTGCCTTTAAATTTTAA
- a CDS encoding ImmA/IrrE family metallo-endopeptidase has protein sequence MRRFITILIITICTIQLNKGFAQCAVQDDGSTAVMATTNKAGLSSGSSETDSLISKYYDRLSTIYNVQCKVKYLPNVKNAYANNLPGDHDIYLGVPLINSILSRPNGKLMIAFLVAHELAHLYQYLDPNNKFYADDNNKNSFELQADYLAGYVLYKSGIITPSFAQDLTNTAQFLGDFGFYKISHHGSPLQRSSAVTLGTGVSQLTFLRNVYENSFYYINPGTLIKPFNDKQVMGEFYLFAAGRKIFSGQPRIYYNESTELFFKDGDTLVKVGAGKKITESYSTIELEIPYNDSIIKLTKTDKDKLITSDKKIIGEFIFYSGPFPLQYSQLNCHTAPPVQLPESSNYPPALAISGQTIYLANVNADQHLVIRKSNDGKQFTTLSVLNYPIASAPAIAVHNDQVYAAWLDSSDHPIIATSANGQHWDSTQINDVIATESPAAVWFNDYFQVVVKSTKGYIVLLSTKNGQTISQLNLGYKTARSPSAFISNDDLFIGGVDFESGLAFKLQSPDGKEFFNRQIIQYISASNAYSASALDIPVLMLTEQWYTNRINGNGHIAISNTSCGPNSLEINEQCLDHPVIAFPYIAWTDPNGSHAVKITQLLINQK, from the coding sequence ATGAGAAGATTTATTACCATATTAATTATCACAATTTGTACAATTCAACTCAATAAAGGGTTTGCTCAGTGTGCTGTACAAGATGATGGTTCCACCGCGGTAATGGCCACAACAAATAAAGCAGGTCTCAGCAGTGGTTCCTCTGAAACAGACTCCCTGATAAGCAAATATTACGATCGTCTTTCCACAATTTACAATGTACAATGCAAGGTTAAATATTTGCCAAACGTCAAAAATGCTTACGCCAATAACTTACCTGGTGATCACGACATCTATCTTGGGGTTCCATTGATAAACAGTATTCTTAGCCGCCCCAATGGTAAATTAATGATCGCATTCCTGGTGGCACATGAATTAGCCCATCTATACCAATATCTGGACCCCAACAATAAATTCTATGCAGATGACAACAATAAAAACTCATTTGAATTGCAGGCAGATTATCTGGCGGGTTATGTGCTATATAAATCCGGAATCATTACCCCATCATTTGCACAAGACCTTACGAATACCGCACAGTTTCTTGGCGATTTTGGATTCTATAAAATCTCTCACCATGGATCTCCCCTGCAACGATCCAGTGCCGTCACGTTAGGTACAGGCGTGAGTCAATTAACTTTTCTCCGCAATGTCTATGAAAATTCTTTCTATTACATCAACCCTGGTACGCTTATTAAACCTTTTAATGATAAACAGGTAATGGGAGAATTTTATCTGTTTGCCGCAGGGCGCAAAATATTTTCAGGACAACCCAGGATTTATTATAATGAGTCAACTGAATTATTCTTTAAAGATGGTGACACCCTGGTTAAAGTGGGAGCCGGGAAAAAAATCACGGAGAGTTACTCAACAATTGAACTTGAAATACCGTACAACGACAGTATAATAAAACTCACTAAAACTGATAAAGACAAATTAATAACTTCAGATAAAAAGATAATTGGTGAATTCATTTTTTATTCCGGTCCATTCCCACTTCAGTATTCTCAACTAAATTGCCATACAGCCCCGCCTGTACAGCTTCCTGAATCCAGCAACTATCCACCGGCATTAGCTATTTCGGGGCAAACAATCTATCTGGCTAATGTCAATGCTGATCAACACCTGGTAATTAGAAAAAGTAATGATGGTAAACAGTTTACCACACTTTCCGTGCTAAATTATCCAATCGCCAGCGCTCCGGCAATTGCAGTACACAATGATCAGGTTTATGCCGCCTGGCTGGATTCCAGCGACCATCCTATAATTGCAACAAGTGCAAATGGTCAGCACTGGGACAGCACCCAAATTAATGATGTAATTGCAACAGAATCACCGGCAGCAGTATGGTTCAATGATTATTTCCAGGTAGTTGTCAAATCAACGAAAGGATACATCGTATTATTAAGTACCAAAAATGGCCAGACTATCTCACAACTTAATCTGGGTTATAAAACGGCCAGATCTCCATCTGCATTCATATCTAATGATGACCTCTTCATAGGCGGAGTTGACTTCGAAAGCGGACTGGCATTCAAGCTACAAAGTCCTGATGGTAAAGAGTTTTTCAACAGACAGATCATACAGTATATAAGTGCAAGCAACGCTTACAGTGCATCGGCTCTTGATATTCCGGTATTAATGCTCACAGAACAGTGGTATACTAACCGGATAAACGGGAATGGTCATATTGCGATCAGTAATACATCCTGTGGCCCCAATTCGCTGGAGATCAATGAACAATGCCTCGACCATCCTGTCATTGCATTCCCTTACATTGCCTGGACCGATCCCAATGGCTCACACGCTGTAAAAATCACTCAACTACTAATAAACCAAAAATAA
- a CDS encoding peroxiredoxin has translation MKQYRIKMVAFLLAAGSIFPAAAQQTKKYITVSGKIKFPPDAEQQSKFPFLVQKQVGDERITIDTIHLRPDGSYTHKLDATRPQFYILNEFEEDRLTVWANKENLRIDFRGIDTALIKYKNPPYVYIEGSEENKLINELNFISYRNYQAMIQNGRLQYLASSAKNKSLDSTFQDMYGWLGDDMGERVKLLMRMNPNTPVTLYALDFLHPRRDKALIAAELDRLIKKYPYLEEAKRKKADILLAEEIERKTGIGATAMNFTQNNVKGKAVQLSDYRGKYVLLDFWASWCGPCRAENPNVLDNFEKYHSKGLEILGVSLDNSKDAWIKAIKDDGLTWEHVSDLKGWKNEVAKSYNIRAVPSNFLIDKEGKIIAVNLRGEELTQKLAEIFGK, from the coding sequence ATGAAGCAATACCGGATTAAAATGGTAGCCTTCCTGCTGGCCGCCGGGAGTATTTTCCCGGCTGCTGCCCAGCAGACGAAGAAGTATATCACCGTTAGCGGTAAAATCAAATTCCCGCCCGATGCAGAACAGCAGTCGAAATTTCCTTTCCTGGTACAAAAGCAGGTAGGAGATGAGCGTATTACCATTGATACCATCCACCTGCGCCCTGATGGTTCCTATACGCATAAACTGGATGCCACCAGGCCACAGTTCTATATCCTGAACGAGTTCGAGGAAGACCGCCTGACGGTTTGGGCCAACAAGGAAAACCTGCGCATTGATTTCCGGGGTATCGATACCGCGTTGATTAAATATAAAAATCCACCCTACGTCTATATCGAAGGTAGTGAAGAGAATAAGCTGATCAATGAGCTTAATTTCATTTCCTATCGTAATTATCAGGCGATGATCCAGAACGGAAGGCTGCAATATCTGGCTTCCAGTGCAAAGAATAAGTCGCTGGACAGTACCTTCCAGGATATGTACGGCTGGCTCGGCGATGATATGGGTGAACGCGTGAAACTACTGATGCGCATGAACCCTAATACACCGGTAACGCTGTATGCGCTGGACTTCCTGCATCCGCGCAGGGACAAAGCATTGATTGCAGCGGAGCTGGATAGGCTGATCAAAAAATATCCTTATCTCGAAGAAGCTAAAAGAAAGAAGGCGGACATCTTACTGGCAGAAGAAATCGAACGTAAAACAGGTATCGGTGCTACTGCCATGAATTTTACACAGAACAATGTAAAAGGAAAGGCGGTACAGCTCTCTGATTATCGTGGTAAATATGTGTTGCTCGATTTCTGGGCCAGCTGGTGCGGGCCTTGCCGCGCTGAAAATCCGAATGTGCTGGACAACTTCGAAAAGTACCACAGCAAAGGGCTGGAGATACTGGGTGTTTCCCTGGATAACTCCAAAGATGCCTGGATAAAGGCCATTAAGGATGATGGCCTTACCTGGGAACATGTCAGTGACCTGAAGGGCTGGAAAAATGAAGTGGCCAAATCATATAATATCCGCGCGGTTCCCAGCAATTTCCTGATCGATAAGGAAGGGAAAATTATCGCGGTTAATTTACGCGGAGAAGAACTGACGCAGAAGCTGGCAGAAATTTTCGGAAAATAA